In Metopolophium dirhodum isolate CAU chromosome 7, ASM1992520v1, whole genome shotgun sequence, one genomic interval encodes:
- the LOC132948933 gene encoding polyglutamylase complex subunit TTLL1-like: MIKIKYCTDIDRSVLLSNFEKRGWIHVGPEDEWHFYWTSLQTCRCLFNADKNYRLKDDQIINHFPNHYELGRKDLLIRNIRRYRRELLKSGTSIAKCVRGTFLYLDFIPSTYVLPVDYNLFLEEYRKNPSTWIVKPCGKSRGSGIFLIDKLSQLKKWSKEKKYRKNASIKKETYIISRYIENPLLISGKKFDLRLYVLVTSFHPLKAYLFKFGFCRFCSVKYNAHLMDINCLFAHLTNVSVQKEGDDYNNIHGGKWSTENLKLYLTSTRGEKRTRKLFDDISWIIVHSLKAARSVMSHDTHCFECYGYDIIVDEDLKPWLIEVNSSPSLTCTTSSDHILKSKLIDSIVSVVLPSSGRYHHFDK; encoded by the exons atgattaaaataaaatattgcacaGATATAGATCGTTCTGTGTTACTGAGTAACTTCGAAAAACGTGGATGGATACATGTAGGCCCTGAAGACGAATGGCATTTCTATTGGACTAGTTTACAAACTTGTCGTTGTTTGTTTAATGCTGACAAAAATTATAGATTGAAAGACGATCAGATAATAAATCATTTCCCAAATCACTATGAACTCGGCCGAAAAGATTTACTTataag AAATATCAGACGTTATCGCCGTGAATTGCTAAAAAGTGGCACATCTATTGCAAAATGCGTCCGTGGTACATTTTTGTACTTGGATTTTATTCCTTCAACTTACGTACTACccgttgattataatttattcttagaAGAATATCGCAAAAATCCAAGTACTTGGATTGTGAAACCATGTGGAAAATCCCGAGGCTCAGGGATATTTCTAATAGACAAATTGTCTCAATTAAAGAAAtggtcaaaagaaaaaaaatatcgtaaaaatgcatcaattaaaaaagaaacttatataatatccag ATACATCGAAAATCCTTTGTTGATAAGTGGAAAAAAGTTTGATTTACGTCTTTATGTTTTGGTTACATCATTTCATCCATTAAAagcatatttgtttaaatttgggTTTTGTCGTTTCTGCAGTGTAAAATATAACGCACATTTGATGgacattaattgtttatttgctCATTTAACGAACGTATCAGTACAAAAAGAAg gcgaCGACTACAATAATATCCATGGAGGTAAATGGTCCACcgaaaatctaaaattgtacTTAACCAGTACACGAGGTGAAAAACGTACTCGTAAACTGTTCGATGACATATCATGGATAATTGTGCACTCGTTGAAGGCTGCTCGTAGTGTCATGTCTCATGATACACATTGTTTCGAATGCTATggctatgatattattgtggacGAAGACCTCAAACCTTGGTTGATCGAAGTGAACTCGTCACCGTCGCTCACGTGTACAACTTCCAGTGATCACATACTGAAATCAAAACTTATCGACAGCATCGTGTCCGTTGTTTTGCCATCATCAGGTCGGTACCACCACTTTGACAAATAA